TCCAAAACAAGACATAACCTACAACATAACCATCATCTTCAGCTACTAAAAAACCTGCACCAATATCATACAACTGCTTAAACATGTTTAGCTCATAAGACTCATCAAAAGACATCTTTTCTATTTCACAAACACGTTTCAAATCATTTGGGACAAATTCTCTAATTATCATCTATAAACCTATAATTTAAATTAATCTTGAAAGATATATATCATTAGATAAATATATAATTTTTGAGGTTAGAAAAATGTGGGATGATTTCGCAGAGTTCATTTTAACACAGGCAACTGAAAATCCGACAAGAATAGTGGAAATAGCCGTCGGGAAATTTGACGGAGTATACCAATACCTAAAGAGAAACGAAAATATAGAAATTATCAAAACCGATATTTTGCCAAATGATGATGAAGTAATAAAAGATGACATTACAAATCCTAACTTGGAATTATATGAAAATGCCGATATTATATATTCCATTCGCCCACCAAGTGAATTGCAACCCCATATAGAAAGACTGTCACGAAAAGTTGACGGAACTTTTATCATAAAACCTTTGTGTAATGAAGATTTAAATATAAGTTCACACAAAGTGAAATTGAAAAATTATAAAAAAGCAAGTTTTTACATATTATAGGTGTGTCTTTAATGGAAGAATTTTTAAAAAAATACAATACTTCAGAAGAAGGGCTGAGTTCTAATGAAGTAACAAAACGCCAAAATCAAAATGGGCTGAATGAATTAAAAGAAAAAAAGAAAAAAAGTGCGGTTATGCTCTTTTTAGAACAGTTCATTGATGTTTTAATAGCTCTCCTTATTGTTGCAGCCATTGCAGCATATTTTGTTGGAGACGTTATCGACTCATGTGTAATTTTAATAGCTGTACTTTTAAATACAGTAATCGGATTCATACAGGAATACCGTTCAGAAAAAGCAATTGAAATGCTTAAAAGCGTTACAACATCATATGCAGTTGTTAAAAGAGATGGGCAGGTGCAAAAAATTGATGCAAAAGAATTAACCATCGGAGATATTGTAATTCTTGAAGAGGGAG
This genomic stretch from Methanobrevibacter smithii ATCC 35061 harbors:
- a CDS encoding UPF0146 family protein, encoding MWDDFAEFILTQATENPTRIVEIAVGKFDGVYQYLKRNENIEIIKTDILPNDDEVIKDDITNPNLELYENADIIYSIRPPSELQPHIERLSRKVDGTFIIKPLCNEDLNISSHKVKLKNYKKASFYIL